In Pueribacillus theae, the following are encoded in one genomic region:
- the dnaB gene encoding replicative DNA helicase, which translates to MSDLFADRIPPHSIEAEQAVLGAVFLEPEALIKAGEILIPEDFYRPQHQRIFRAMIDLSERGEPVDLVTVTTELQNKKLLEEIGGVSYLSDLAGSVPTAANIEYYSHMIEEKSLLRRLIRTATDIAADGYASEEEVEKILDEAEKSILEVANRKNTGAFLSIKDILVKAYDNIEMLHNRKDDITGIPTGFIELDRMTAGFQRNDFIIVAARPSVGKTAFALNISQNVATKTDENVAIFSLEMGAEQLVMRMLCAEGNIDSQRLRTGKLTPDDWEKLTMAMGSLSNAGIYIDDTPGIRVSDIRAKCRRLKQEKGLGLVMIDYLQLIQGSSGRGGENRQQEVSEISRSLKALARELEVPVIALSQLSRGVESRQDKRPMMSDIRESGCLSYETLITRADTGEQLEIGSLVGETNIPVLSMNEELKLEVSYISKVFSSGYKQLFELKTASGRVIKASANHPFYTLDGWKAVEHLQIGEKIAVAKDKKVDWNVIVSITPLGVEEVFDATVPGNHNFLANDFIVHNSIEQDADIVAFLYRDDYYDKESENQNMIEIIISKQRNGPTGTVELAFIKEYNKFVNLDRRHDESDIPPGA; encoded by the coding sequence ATGAGTGACTTATTCGCAGATCGAATTCCACCACACAGCATAGAAGCCGAACAGGCCGTTTTAGGTGCTGTCTTTCTTGAACCGGAAGCCTTAATCAAAGCGGGAGAAATCCTCATCCCGGAAGATTTCTACAGACCGCAGCACCAACGGATTTTCAGGGCGATGATTGATCTCTCAGAACGTGGAGAGCCAGTGGATCTAGTGACAGTAACAACAGAACTTCAGAACAAGAAACTTCTTGAAGAAATCGGCGGCGTTTCTTATTTAAGCGATTTGGCCGGATCAGTGCCAACCGCTGCGAACATTGAATATTACAGCCATATGATTGAAGAGAAATCGCTGCTCAGAAGATTAATCCGGACTGCAACCGATATTGCGGCTGACGGCTATGCAAGTGAAGAAGAAGTTGAAAAGATTTTAGATGAAGCCGAAAAAAGCATTCTTGAAGTAGCAAACAGGAAAAATACAGGCGCATTTTTATCCATTAAAGACATCCTTGTAAAGGCGTATGACAACATCGAAATGCTTCACAACCGAAAAGATGACATTACAGGGATCCCGACAGGCTTCATTGAACTCGATCGCATGACAGCAGGCTTTCAAAGAAATGACTTTATCATCGTGGCCGCAAGGCCTTCTGTCGGTAAGACAGCATTTGCCTTAAACATTTCCCAAAATGTCGCGACAAAAACGGATGAAAATGTTGCGATTTTCAGCCTCGAAATGGGCGCGGAGCAGCTTGTCATGCGGATGCTCTGCGCAGAAGGAAATATCGATTCCCAACGGTTAAGGACAGGTAAACTGACCCCGGACGATTGGGAAAAGCTAACAATGGCGATGGGAAGCTTATCAAATGCCGGCATTTATATTGATGACACTCCCGGCATTCGGGTGAGCGACATTCGGGCAAAATGCCGCCGCCTCAAACAGGAAAAAGGCCTCGGGCTTGTGATGATTGATTACTTGCAGCTTATCCAGGGAAGCAGCGGTCGAGGCGGAGAAAACAGGCAGCAGGAAGTGTCTGAAATTTCTCGTTCTCTCAAAGCACTGGCGCGTGAACTTGAAGTTCCTGTCATTGCCCTTTCACAGCTATCCCGCGGCGTCGAATCACGCCAAGACAAACGCCCGATGATGTCAGATATTCGTGAAAGCGGCTGTTTATCATACGAAACGCTTATAACGAGAGCTGATACCGGCGAACAACTAGAAATAGGTTCCCTAGTAGGAGAAACAAATATCCCAGTATTAAGTATGAATGAAGAATTGAAATTGGAAGTTTCATATATAAGTAAAGTCTTTAGCAGTGGTTATAAACAGTTATTTGAATTAAAAACAGCGAGTGGAAGAGTTATAAAAGCCTCAGCTAATCACCCTTTTTATACTTTAGACGGTTGGAAAGCAGTGGAACATCTCCAAATTGGAGAGAAGATTGCTGTTGCTAAAGATAAAAAAGTTGATTGGAATGTGATTGTTTCAATAACTCCCTTAGGAGTTGAAGAGGTTTTTGATGCAACGGTACCAGGCAACCATAACTTTCTAGCAAATGATTTCATCGTTCATAACAGCATTGAGCAAGATGCGGATATTGTGGCATTCTTGTACCGTGACGATTACTACGATAAAGAATCGGAAAATCAGAACATGATTGAAATTATTATTTCGAAGCAGCGGAACGGCCCGACAGGAACCGTCGAGCTTGCATTTATAAAAGAATACAATAAATTCGTAAACTTGGATCGCCGGCATGATGAAAGTGACATACCTCCCGGAGCTTAA
- a CDS encoding MBL fold metallo-hydrolase: protein MSLQFSVLASGSSGNAIYVATEKQKLLIDAGLSGRKLEHLFKKIDCCPEDLDGILVTHEHSDHIKGLGVFARRYKLPIYANKKTWTAMEDVIGEIALEQKFEFPVEAVKTFGDLDVESFGVSHDAAEPMFFTFHHNGKKLTLATDMGYVSDRIKGVIKDSDMFIFESNHDVNMLMMGRYPWNVKRRILSDHGHVSNEDAAHALADVIGSKTTRIYLAHLSRDNNMKDLARLSVQQILEERGFTIGAGLELYDTDPSIPTKLAAV from the coding sequence ATGAGTTTACAATTCAGCGTATTGGCGAGCGGGAGCTCTGGGAATGCCATATACGTCGCAACAGAAAAACAAAAGCTTTTAATTGATGCTGGGTTAAGCGGGAGAAAACTCGAACATCTATTTAAAAAAATTGACTGCTGTCCAGAAGACTTGGACGGCATTCTTGTGACACACGAACATAGTGATCACATTAAAGGACTGGGCGTGTTTGCCAGGCGTTACAAACTGCCAATTTATGCGAATAAAAAAACGTGGACGGCAATGGAGGATGTCATTGGAGAGATCGCGCTCGAACAAAAATTTGAATTTCCTGTGGAAGCCGTTAAAACGTTCGGAGATTTAGATGTTGAATCATTCGGCGTCTCCCATGACGCTGCAGAACCGATGTTTTTTACTTTTCACCATAACGGAAAAAAGCTAACACTTGCGACAGATATGGGCTATGTCAGCGATCGAATAAAAGGCGTCATCAAAGACTCCGATATGTTTATCTTTGAATCAAACCATGATGTAAACATGCTTATGATGGGCAGATATCCGTGGAACGTCAAACGAAGAATATTGAGCGATCATGGCCATGTTTCGAACGAAGATGCGGCACATGCCCTAGCTGACGTGATTGGCTCAAAAACAACCCGAATCTATTTGGCGCATTTAAGCAGAGATAACAATATGAAAGACCTTGCACGATTATCTGTACAGCAAATACTCGAAGAAAGAGGTTTCACGATTGGTGCGGGGTTGGAGCTTTATGATACTGATCCAAGTATTCCGACAAAGCTTGCAGCCGTATAA
- the walK gene encoding cell wall metabolism sensor histidine kinase WalK, with translation MAKMPFFKSIHLKFALMYVLLIVVAIQIISVYFIQQIEDRFKTSFKNSINDRIELLVYNIADELNKESENDPFETRANIEALVSNFPSVNISVREIQVIDRDGEVIVTKGNVGSGGERTNDARVKQALLGSRDDDILRDPSNGDRIYVLAMPIILDDKETVEGAIYVEASMEEVYQQLNEINTTLVTATVIALIITAFLGIILAKTITRPMLDMRSHALIMARGDFTRKVKVYGDDEIGQLASAFNDLTRKLQEANAITEGERKKLSSILSFMTDGVVATDSEGMIILMNDRAEQLLNISRQNVLGTSILKLLRLSDQMTWDELYNSPESLLLDFSDEEETYILRSSHSFIQKEDGSINGLIAVLHDITEQEQIEQERREFVVNVSHELRTPLTTLKSYIEALQEGAWEDKEIAPRFLKVVGDETDRMIRLVNDLLQLSKMDKKEYNFNLEEFDFIDYFHSVIDRFEMSKPEGIRFVRHLQNASAYVNIDKDKITQVIDNIISNAMKYSPEGGTITCRCWIQSKKLRVSISDEGVGIPKANISRIFERFYRVDRARTRQLGGTGLGLAIAKDMIHAHGGDIWAESEWGKGTTIYFTLPFRNASEADYR, from the coding sequence ATGGCCAAAATGCCTTTTTTCAAATCAATCCATTTAAAATTTGCACTGATGTACGTACTGCTTATCGTTGTCGCCATTCAAATCATTAGCGTTTACTTCATTCAGCAAATTGAAGACCGCTTTAAAACAAGCTTCAAAAATTCAATTAATGACCGCATTGAGCTTCTCGTATACAATATCGCAGATGAACTAAATAAAGAGTCTGAGAATGATCCTTTTGAAACACGTGCGAACATAGAGGCGCTAGTATCCAACTTTCCGTCCGTCAATATTTCTGTTCGTGAAATCCAAGTGATTGACAGAGATGGAGAAGTCATCGTAACGAAAGGAAACGTCGGTTCGGGCGGTGAACGTACGAATGATGCACGTGTAAAGCAAGCATTGCTTGGTTCGCGTGATGATGATATTTTAAGAGATCCTTCTAATGGCGACCGTATTTACGTTTTAGCGATGCCAATCATCTTAGATGACAAAGAAACAGTAGAAGGTGCAATCTACGTCGAAGCTTCAATGGAAGAGGTTTATCAACAGTTAAACGAAATTAACACAACGCTCGTTACAGCAACGGTTATCGCTCTTATCATTACCGCCTTTTTGGGAATTATCCTAGCTAAAACAATCACGAGGCCAATGTTGGATATGCGGAGCCATGCGCTCATAATGGCACGCGGCGATTTCACTAGAAAAGTTAAAGTTTACGGTGACGACGAAATTGGCCAGCTCGCTTCTGCATTTAATGATCTTACAAGAAAGCTCCAAGAAGCGAACGCGATTACAGAAGGCGAACGAAAAAAATTGAGTTCCATTTTATCGTTTATGACAGACGGCGTTGTCGCGACAGACAGCGAAGGTATGATTATCCTTATGAACGACCGTGCAGAACAATTGCTTAACATTTCCAGACAAAACGTGCTTGGCACATCCATCTTAAAATTGTTGCGGCTTTCTGATCAAATGACGTGGGACGAGCTATATAACAGCCCAGAGTCGCTTTTGCTTGACTTTAGCGATGAGGAAGAAACGTATATTCTTCGCTCAAGCCATTCCTTTATCCAAAAAGAAGACGGCTCAATTAACGGTTTAATTGCTGTCCTGCATGACATTACAGAACAGGAGCAAATTGAACAGGAGCGGCGGGAATTCGTCGTCAACGTGTCGCATGAACTTAGAACGCCGCTGACAACATTAAAGAGCTACATTGAAGCATTGCAGGAAGGCGCATGGGAAGATAAAGAGATTGCGCCTAGGTTCCTGAAAGTCGTCGGCGATGAAACCGACCGTATGATACGGCTTGTCAATGACTTGCTGCAACTTTCTAAAATGGATAAGAAAGAATACAACTTCAACCTAGAAGAATTTGACTTCATTGATTATTTTCACAGCGTTATCGATCGTTTCGAAATGTCAAAACCGGAAGGCATCCGTTTCGTAAGGCACCTGCAAAATGCTTCGGCTTACGTAAACATTGACAAAGATAAAATAACACAAGTCATTGATAATATTATTTCAAATGCGATGAAATATTCACCGGAAGGCGGTACGATTACATGTCGCTGCTGGATACAAAGCAAGAAGCTTCGCGTCAGCATATCTGATGAAGGTGTCGGCATTCCAAAAGCGAACATCTCGAGAATTTTCGAGCGCTTTTACCGGGTAGACCGCGCCCGTACACGCCAGCTCGGGGGAACAGGGCTTGGGCTTGCGATTGCAAAAGACATGATCCATGCCCATGGCGGCGACATTTGGGCTGAAAGCGAATGGGGAAAAGGAACGACGATTTATTTCACCCTTCCTTTTAGAAATGCATCGGAGGCTGACTATAGATGA
- a CDS encoding two-component system regulatory protein YycI, with protein sequence MDWSRTKTIFIITFLVLDLFLGFQLYQKQTENQFDYISESFLKIEDKLQSMNIRYRELPEVPKKLVHIIGQTHTFTNEEISKLKKDGVTIERTDGDKKLRVTYDEPQSLNVEGGDLANILPPYTLFSEDYIYSDYLTSEGKELVFVQTYDDRWIYQKEGNANGQITVQLDKDGKMISFVQTYLDTNEQGEEQEILTAIKAIDQLLINNKLKNDDKISFIELGYYSLVEGDVQVLAPTWLIEVNKERHYYVNAVNGLIDDPNRDPLPKDAGEDTT encoded by the coding sequence GTGGATTGGAGCAGAACGAAAACGATTTTTATCATAACATTTCTCGTGCTTGACCTCTTTCTCGGCTTTCAACTGTACCAAAAACAAACCGAAAATCAATTTGATTATATCTCTGAGTCTTTTCTTAAAATTGAAGACAAGCTGCAAAGCATGAACATACGGTATCGTGAACTGCCTGAGGTTCCGAAAAAGCTTGTTCACATTATTGGACAGACTCACACATTTACAAATGAAGAAATTTCAAAACTGAAAAAAGACGGGGTAACGATTGAAAGAACCGATGGAGACAAAAAGCTTCGTGTTACATATGACGAACCTCAGTCTTTGAACGTTGAAGGGGGCGATTTGGCAAACATATTGCCGCCTTACACCCTTTTCAGTGAGGATTATATTTATTCAGACTATTTAACTTCTGAAGGCAAAGAACTTGTTTTTGTCCAGACATATGATGACAGGTGGATTTATCAGAAAGAGGGCAATGCTAACGGACAAATCACTGTTCAACTTGATAAAGATGGGAAAATGATAAGCTTCGTGCAAACATATCTGGATACGAATGAACAAGGCGAAGAGCAGGAGATTTTAACGGCGATTAAAGCGATTGATCAGCTATTAATCAACAACAAATTAAAAAATGACGATAAAATTAGCTTTATTGAACTTGGCTACTACAGTCTCGTAGAAGGCGATGTCCAAGTGTTGGCGCCAACATGGCTCATTGAAGTAAATAAAGAGAGGCATTATTATGTAAATGCCGTAAACGGGCTGATTGATGATCCAAATCGAGATCCACTGCCTAAAGATGCTGGGGAGGACACTACATGA
- the rplI gene encoding 50S ribosomal protein L9 has protein sequence MKVIFIKDVKGRGKAGEVKNVADGYARNYLLPNNLAVEATKGNIQSLKAKQRSEERKAEEEKQEAEQLKALLEKTTVELKAKTGEGGRLFGSITSKQIADELKKQKINIDKRKIDLAEPIRSLGYTNVPVKVHPEVTAVIKVHVAEK, from the coding sequence ATGAAAGTCATATTTATAAAAGATGTAAAAGGCAGAGGGAAAGCAGGCGAAGTGAAGAACGTGGCAGACGGTTACGCCCGCAACTACTTGCTACCAAATAACCTTGCAGTTGAAGCGACAAAAGGCAATATCCAATCGTTAAAAGCGAAGCAACGAAGTGAGGAAAGAAAAGCGGAAGAAGAAAAACAGGAAGCTGAACAGTTAAAAGCATTGCTAGAAAAAACGACAGTTGAATTAAAAGCCAAGACAGGAGAAGGCGGCCGCTTATTTGGTTCGATTACAAGCAAGCAAATCGCTGATGAACTGAAAAAACAAAAAATTAATATTGATAAACGCAAAATTGACTTGGCGGAACCAATCCGTTCCCTCGGATACACAAATGTACCGGTTAAAGTCCATCCAGAAGTGACCGCTGTGATTAAAGTCCATGTTGCCGAAAAGTAG
- a CDS encoding YycH family regulatory protein, translating into MTFEKFKTITLNVLVLLSLLLTYKMWTFQPNYEQLGNLETIEKVTLGSERPLSEVVLPIHVLYHNDGKHMGAYNENDYHSVYELFLDGEYRGLDVHSLNLKRLNNIIEREKSIEFVFPDGFPMEIFNQLLDFEDPDKSLTDVERVVIFEQLENNRIQTYAWFISFDGKNYLEAQVTNQTFGAYEDLYNQQKNTFLEVEPMDVNPNRPKFYFPVKAIETNKFQAYPSPISEPDLTKALFQDSNVVRASNFEEGVRSYTDGNRELKLYVNSNYLTYINPSRRGERFMTQDSPLLQAYRFVNQHGGFMDPHMLANINKYPDQKTEIDFQLLFNGYPAFDARVAELEVVWQDDEVFEYKRSMETISDSVVYEEPDPMNLLSASELETFFKESELYNVNDIENVTLGYTINEYDGYVVFTPNWYVHYQGKWEVLLKEDSQ; encoded by the coding sequence ATGACATTTGAAAAGTTTAAGACCATCACATTAAATGTTCTTGTGTTGCTAAGCCTCTTACTAACGTATAAAATGTGGACATTTCAGCCGAATTATGAGCAGCTTGGCAACTTGGAAACGATAGAAAAAGTAACGCTGGGCTCCGAAAGGCCGTTAAGCGAAGTCGTTTTGCCAATCCATGTTCTTTATCACAACGATGGAAAACATATGGGCGCCTACAATGAAAATGATTATCATTCAGTTTATGAACTTTTTCTCGATGGGGAATACCGCGGACTTGACGTCCATTCTCTTAATCTCAAACGATTAAACAACATCATTGAAAGAGAGAAAAGTATAGAATTTGTATTTCCAGATGGCTTTCCGATGGAAATTTTCAACCAATTGCTAGATTTCGAAGATCCGGACAAGAGTCTCACCGATGTGGAACGAGTCGTCATTTTTGAACAATTGGAAAACAATCGCATTCAAACGTATGCTTGGTTCATTTCTTTTGATGGGAAAAACTATTTAGAGGCACAAGTAACAAACCAAACGTTTGGAGCTTACGAAGACCTTTATAATCAACAAAAAAATACATTTTTAGAAGTAGAGCCAATGGACGTAAATCCCAATCGGCCGAAATTCTATTTTCCAGTAAAAGCAATTGAGACAAATAAGTTTCAAGCATACCCGTCGCCAATATCAGAACCTGATCTTACAAAAGCGCTGTTTCAAGATTCAAATGTCGTTCGGGCAAGCAACTTTGAAGAGGGAGTTCGTTCTTATACGGATGGAAATCGTGAGCTGAAGCTGTATGTCAATTCCAATTATTTGACGTATATTAATCCTTCAAGAAGGGGAGAGCGGTTCATGACACAAGATTCGCCTCTTTTACAGGCCTATCGCTTTGTGAACCAACACGGAGGATTCATGGATCCGCACATGCTGGCAAACATCAATAAGTACCCTGATCAAAAAACCGAGATTGATTTTCAGCTTCTATTCAACGGATACCCAGCTTTTGATGCGCGCGTTGCCGAGCTTGAAGTCGTATGGCAAGACGATGAAGTTTTTGAATATAAGCGCTCGATGGAAACCATTTCAGATTCTGTTGTTTATGAAGAACCAGATCCGATGAATCTCTTGTCAGCCAGTGAGCTGGAAACCTTTTTTAAAGAATCGGAGTTGTATAATGTCAATGACATTGAAAATGTAACGCTAGGCTATACAATCAATGAATATGATGGCTATGTTGTTTTCACGCCAAACTGGTACGTTCACTATCAAGGCAAATGGGAAGTGCTTTTAAAAGAAGACAGTCAGTAA
- a CDS encoding NADP-dependent oxidoreductase, with product MSKKNRQVLLAKRPKGLPDDSTFQFVETDIPEPGEGEVLVRTLYLSVDPYMRGRMSDAKSYAEPFKVGEPLTGGVVGEVVKSNAKNLSEGDIVTARLDWADYSVAKEEYLRKVDPDAAPITTALYVTGMPGLTAYFGLLDIGKPKEGETVVVSGAAGAVGSVVGQIAKLKGCRVVGIAGSEDKINYLKDELGFDAVINYKTTENIREELKAACPDGIDVYFDNVGGEITDAVISLLNFHARVAICGQIAHYNDTEIEMGPRFLPYVLKHSILIKGFIVSDYADREEEGMNALAQWLKEGKIKYKENIIEGLENAPDAFLGLFRGDNLGKQLVKVSN from the coding sequence ATGAGTAAGAAGAATAGACAAGTTTTGCTTGCAAAAAGGCCGAAAGGATTGCCTGACGATTCAACGTTTCAATTTGTGGAAACAGACATTCCGGAGCCGGGGGAAGGGGAAGTTCTCGTTCGCACGCTCTATTTATCCGTTGACCCGTACATGCGCGGCAGAATGAGCGATGCCAAGTCTTATGCTGAACCTTTTAAAGTTGGCGAACCATTGACCGGCGGAGTGGTTGGAGAAGTTGTGAAATCAAACGCAAAGAACCTTTCTGAAGGGGATATCGTCACCGCACGCCTTGATTGGGCTGACTATTCCGTAGCCAAAGAAGAATATTTAAGAAAAGTCGATCCGGACGCGGCGCCGATTACGACAGCGCTTTATGTCACGGGTATGCCGGGATTGACGGCATATTTCGGGCTTTTGGATATTGGGAAACCGAAGGAAGGCGAAACCGTCGTCGTCTCGGGAGCAGCAGGCGCAGTAGGCAGTGTCGTTGGACAGATTGCCAAATTGAAAGGCTGCCGTGTCGTTGGGATCGCCGGTTCAGAAGACAAAATCAATTATTTAAAAGATGAACTTGGCTTTGATGCCGTCATCAACTATAAAACGACGGAAAATATCCGTGAAGAGCTGAAAGCGGCTTGTCCGGATGGCATTGATGTCTATTTTGATAACGTCGGCGGTGAAATAACTGACGCGGTTATCTCGCTTTTGAATTTCCACGCGCGCGTGGCAATATGCGGACAAATCGCCCATTACAATGACACTGAAATTGAAATGGGGCCGCGCTTCCTTCCGTACGTATTAAAGCATAGCATTTTAATTAAAGGCTTTATCGTAAGTGATTACGCGGATAGAGAGGAAGAAGGCATGAACGCTTTGGCCCAGTGGTTAAAAGAAGGAAAAATCAAATATAAAGAGAACATTATTGAAGGACTTGAAAATGCCCCTGATGCATTTCTCGGTTTGTTTCGCGGCGACAATCTCGGAAAACAGCTCGTAAAAGTTAGCAACTAA
- the yycF gene encoding response regulator YycF codes for MEKKILVVEDEKPIADILQFNLEKEGYQVSVAHDGEEALEKVEKDPPDLLLLDLMLPKKDGMEVCREVRKTHYMPIIMLTAKDSEIDKVLGLELGADDYVTKPFSTRELIARVKANIRRHNRDDNQSETETKDLAIGSIVIHPNAYQVTKNGEELELTHREFELLYYLARHIGQVMTREHLLQTVWGYDYFGDVRTVDVTVRRLREKVEDNPSHPAWIITRRGVGYYLRNPDQE; via the coding sequence ATGGAAAAGAAGATTCTTGTTGTTGAGGATGAAAAGCCAATTGCTGATATACTCCAATTCAATCTTGAAAAAGAAGGCTACCAAGTCTCCGTTGCCCATGACGGAGAAGAGGCGTTAGAAAAAGTAGAGAAAGATCCACCGGATCTCTTGCTTCTCGATCTGATGCTGCCGAAAAAAGATGGCATGGAAGTGTGCCGTGAAGTCCGGAAAACACACTATATGCCGATTATTATGCTGACAGCAAAGGACTCAGAAATTGACAAAGTGCTAGGCCTTGAACTTGGTGCAGATGACTATGTGACGAAACCGTTCAGCACAAGAGAATTAATTGCAAGGGTAAAAGCAAATATTCGCAGGCATAACCGCGATGACAACCAATCCGAGACAGAAACAAAAGACTTGGCAATTGGTTCCATTGTCATTCATCCGAACGCCTATCAAGTCACAAAAAATGGGGAAGAGCTTGAATTGACCCATCGTGAATTTGAATTATTATATTATCTGGCGAGACATATTGGACAAGTGATGACACGCGAACATTTGCTGCAAACTGTATGGGGCTACGATTATTTTGGTGATGTTCGCACCGTCGATGTCACCGTTAGGCGTTTAAGAGAAAAAGTTGAGGACAATCCAAGCCATCCAGCATGGATTATTACAAGGCGTGGAGTTGGCTATTATTTGCGCAATCCCGATCAGGAGTAG
- a CDS encoding adenylosuccinate synthase, producing MSSVVVVGTQWGDEGKGKITDYLSENAEVVARYQGGNNAGHTIVFNNKKYKLHLIPSGIFYEDKICVIGNGMVIDPKALVEELSYLHNENVNTDNLKISNRAHVILPYHIKLDLLEEERKGVNKIGTTGKGIGPAYMDKAARIGIRIADLLDKEVFKEKLSINLNEKNRQFERLYETEGFKLDDILDEYYEYGQQFAKYVVDTSVVLNDALDEGRRVLFEGAQGVMLDIDQGTYPFVTSSNPIAGGVTIGSGVGPSKINHVIGVAKAYTSRVGDGPFPTELTNEIGNQIREVGNEYGTTTGRPRRVGWFDSVVVRHARRVSGITDLSLNSIDVLTGIETLKICVAYEHNGKRIDEFPASLKILGECKPVYEELPGWTEDITGCKTLGELPANARHYIERVSQLTEIPLSVFSVGPDRTQTNMIRGVFA from the coding sequence ATGTCATCTGTCGTAGTTGTCGGTACGCAGTGGGGAGACGAAGGAAAGGGAAAAATTACTGATTACTTGTCAGAAAATGCAGAGGTCGTTGCTCGTTATCAAGGTGGAAATAATGCGGGACACACGATTGTGTTTAATAACAAAAAGTATAAGTTGCACTTAATTCCATCAGGGATTTTTTATGAAGACAAAATCTGCGTCATCGGAAATGGCATGGTCATCGATCCGAAAGCGCTTGTAGAAGAATTGAGCTATTTGCATAACGAAAATGTAAACACAGACAATTTAAAAATCAGCAACCGTGCCCATGTGATTTTGCCTTATCATATCAAGCTTGACCTGCTTGAAGAGGAGCGAAAAGGCGTAAATAAAATTGGCACAACAGGCAAAGGAATTGGCCCTGCGTATATGGACAAAGCGGCAAGGATAGGCATTCGAATTGCCGATTTGCTTGATAAAGAGGTTTTCAAGGAAAAACTTTCAATCAATCTTAATGAAAAAAACCGCCAGTTTGAAAGGCTTTATGAAACAGAAGGTTTTAAACTTGATGATATACTTGATGAATATTACGAATACGGACAACAATTTGCAAAGTATGTTGTTGACACATCAGTCGTTTTAAACGATGCACTTGATGAAGGGCGCCGCGTTTTATTTGAAGGGGCGCAAGGTGTCATGCTTGATATTGATCAAGGGACATACCCATTTGTTACATCATCAAATCCGATTGCTGGTGGCGTAACGATTGGATCAGGTGTCGGTCCATCTAAAATTAATCATGTGATCGGTGTCGCAAAAGCATATACATCACGCGTTGGCGATGGGCCATTCCCTACAGAACTTACAAATGAAATTGGCAACCAGATTCGTGAAGTCGGAAACGAATACGGAACAACGACAGGGCGCCCGCGCCGTGTCGGCTGGTTTGACAGCGTTGTTGTCCGCCATGCCCGCCGTGTGAGCGGCATAACTGATTTGTCGCTTAATTCCATTGATGTATTAACAGGGATTGAGACGTTGAAAATTTGTGTGGCTTATGAACACAATGGTAAACGCATTGACGAATTTCCGGCAAGCTTAAAAATTCTCGGGGAATGCAAGCCGGTTTACGAAGAACTTCCAGGCTGGACGGAAGACATTACAGGCTGCAAAACATTAGGGGAGCTTCCTGCCAATGCGCGCCATTATATTGAGAGAGTGTCCCAACTAACGGAAATTCCTTTATCTGTTTTTTCTGTTGGTCCTGACCGTACGCAAACAAACATGATTCGTGGCGTATTCGCCTAA